One segment of Bradyrhizobium sp. WD16 DNA contains the following:
- a CDS encoding branched-chain amino acid ABC transporter substrate-binding protein: MTPSKLLGLSLGLTLGVSLAIAGAAAPARADDISVAVAGPMTGGESAFGRQMKNGAELAVADLNAAGGVLGKQLKLEVGDDACDPKQARSIAEKLAGMKIPFVAGHFCSSSSVPASEAYAEGNVLQITPASTNPLFTERKLWNVLRLCGRDDQQGVVAADFLVKNFKGKNIAILNDKSTYGKGLADETKKALNKAGVQEKMFESYNKGDKDFTAIVSRLKRDNIDLVYVGGYHQESGLLVRQMRDQGLQTTLMGGDALNDKEFASVTGPAGAGTLFTFGPDPRNKPTAKVIVEKFKAKGIDPEGYTLYTYAAMQVWAQAATKAGTTDPKKVAATAKAGEWDTVLGKVAFDAKGDIKAIDYVVYKFDDKGNYTELKPGKGS, translated from the coding sequence ATGACACCCTCCAAACTGCTTGGCCTGAGCCTCGGCCTCACCTTGGGCGTATCGCTGGCCATCGCCGGTGCAGCAGCCCCCGCCCGGGCCGACGACATCTCCGTCGCGGTCGCCGGTCCGATGACCGGAGGCGAATCCGCCTTCGGCCGTCAGATGAAGAACGGCGCCGAATTGGCGGTGGCCGACCTCAATGCCGCCGGCGGCGTGCTGGGCAAGCAGCTCAAGCTGGAGGTCGGCGACGACGCCTGTGATCCCAAACAGGCGCGATCCATTGCCGAAAAACTCGCGGGCATGAAGATTCCGTTCGTTGCCGGGCATTTCTGCTCGTCGTCATCGGTCCCCGCATCGGAAGCCTATGCCGAAGGCAACGTGCTGCAGATCACGCCGGCGTCCACCAATCCGCTGTTCACCGAGCGCAAGCTGTGGAACGTGCTGCGGCTGTGCGGCCGGGATGATCAGCAGGGCGTGGTCGCCGCCGACTTTCTCGTCAAGAATTTCAAAGGCAAGAACATCGCCATCCTCAACGACAAATCGACCTACGGCAAAGGCCTCGCGGACGAGACCAAGAAGGCGCTGAACAAGGCCGGCGTCCAGGAGAAGATGTTCGAGTCCTACAACAAGGGCGACAAGGATTTCACGGCGATCGTCTCGCGCCTCAAGCGGGACAATATCGATCTCGTCTATGTCGGCGGCTACCATCAGGAGAGCGGGCTGCTGGTCCGCCAGATGCGCGATCAGGGGCTGCAGACGACGCTGATGGGCGGCGATGCCCTCAACGACAAGGAATTCGCCTCGGTGACCGGCCCGGCCGGTGCCGGCACCCTGTTCACCTTCGGCCCCGATCCGCGCAACAAGCCGACCGCCAAGGTGATCGTAGAGAAGTTCAAGGCCAAGGGCATCGATCCGGAGGGCTACACGCTCTACACCTATGCCGCGATGCAGGTCTGGGCGCAGGCGGCCACCAAGGCCGGCACCACCGACCCGAAGAAGGTCGCCGCCACCGCCAAGGCCGGCGAGTGGGATACGGTGCTGGGCAAGGTCGCGTTCGATGCCAAGGGCGACATCAAGGCGATCGACTATGTCGTCTACAAGTTCGACGACAAGGGCAACTACACCGAGCTCAAGCCCGGCAAGGGCTCGTAG